One part of the [Pantoea] beijingensis genome encodes these proteins:
- a CDS encoding M48 family metallopeptidase, whose translation MKIRTSFLALTLTSLLSGCQNFDANSLMQSGAQAFQAVTLNDEQVKELSNKSCQQMDSEAQIAPANSEYAKRLTKIAAALGDNINGTPANYKVYLTKDVNAWAMANGCIRVYSGLMDMMTDNEVEGVLGHEMGHVALGHTRKAMQLAYATTAARTAASAAGGIAASLSQSQLGDLGEKLVNAQFSQTQESQADDYSFDLMKKRKINPNGLVTSFEKLAKLEGSHQSSMFDSHPSSASRAEHIKARIAAEK comes from the coding sequence ATGAAAATACGTACCTCTTTTTTAGCGCTTACGCTGACCTCTTTACTCTCTGGCTGCCAAAACTTTGATGCGAACTCGTTAATGCAGTCGGGCGCGCAGGCTTTTCAGGCGGTAACGTTAAATGACGAACAGGTAAAAGAGCTGAGCAATAAATCCTGCCAGCAAATGGACAGCGAGGCGCAAATTGCACCCGCTAACAGTGAATACGCCAAAAGGTTGACAAAAATCGCCGCCGCGCTTGGCGACAACATCAACGGCACTCCGGCTAATTACAAGGTATATCTGACGAAAGATGTGAATGCCTGGGCAATGGCCAACGGCTGTATTCGTGTCTATAGCGGCCTGATGGATATGATGACGGATAACGAGGTTGAAGGCGTCCTCGGCCATGAAATGGGTCACGTTGCGTTGGGGCATACGCGTAAGGCGATGCAGCTTGCTTATGCCACTACTGCCGCACGGACAGCTGCCAGCGCAGCCGGAGGCATTGCGGCCTCACTGTCACAGTCACAGTTGGGAGATCTGGGAGAGAAACTGGTCAATGCCCAATTCTCACAAACGCAAGAATCACAGGCGGATGACTATTCCTTCGACCTGATGAAAAAACGTAAAATCAATCCAAACGGGTTGGTTACTAGCTTTGAGAAATTAGCGAAGCTGGAAGGGAGCCATCAAAGCAGCATGTTCGATTCACATCCATCCTCTGCATCACGTGCCGAGCACATTAAAGCACGCATCGCAGCTGAAAAATAA
- the tkt gene encoding transketolase, with protein MSSRKELANAIRALSMDAVQKAKSGHPGAPMGMADIAEVLWRDYLNHNPTNPLWADRDRFVLSNGHGSMLIYSLLHLTGYDLPITELENFRQLHSKTPGHPEYGYTAGVETTTGPLGQGIANAVGFAIAERTLAAQFNRPGHDIVDHNTYVFMGDGCMMEGISHEVCSLAGTLKLGKLVAFYDDNGISIDGEIEGWFTDDTAKRFESYGWHVVRGIDGHDADAIKKAIEEAKSVSDKPSLLMCKTIIGFGSPNKAGSHDAHGAPLGDDEIALTRKQLGWNYPPFVIPKEIYAEWDAKAQGQAKESAWDEKFAAYAKAHPELAAEFKRRSVNALPENWQAESQKFIEHLQANPAKIASRKASQNTIEAFGKLLPEYLGGSADLAPSNLTMWSGSKPINEDSAGNYIHYGVREFGMTAIANGLALHGGFLPYTATFLMFVEYARNAVRMAALMKIRQVMVYTHDSIGLGEDGPTHQPVEQLASLRVTPNMSTWRPCDQVESAVAWKYAIERQDGPTALIFSRQNLAQQDRTAEQLANVARGAYVLKDCEGGKPELILIATGSEVELAVGAYDKLTAEGRNVRVVSMPSTDAFDKQDAAYRESVLPKAVSARVAIEAGIADYWFKYTGLNGAIVGMTSFGESAPAELLFKEFGFTVENVVAKAKELL; from the coding sequence ATGTCTTCTCGTAAAGAGCTTGCCAACGCCATTCGCGCATTAAGTATGGATGCCGTACAAAAAGCGAAATCCGGTCATCCGGGTGCACCAATGGGCATGGCGGATATCGCTGAAGTGCTGTGGCGTGACTACCTAAACCATAACCCAACTAACCCTCTGTGGGCTGACCGCGACCGTTTTGTTCTTTCCAACGGCCATGGTTCGATGCTGATCTACAGCTTGTTGCACCTCACGGGTTATGATCTGCCGATTACAGAGCTGGAAAATTTCCGTCAGTTGCATTCTAAAACGCCGGGTCATCCGGAATATGGTTATACCGCGGGTGTTGAAACCACTACCGGGCCATTGGGTCAGGGTATTGCGAATGCGGTCGGTTTTGCTATCGCGGAGCGCACGTTGGCGGCGCAGTTCAACCGCCCGGGCCATGATATCGTTGACCATAATACCTACGTATTCATGGGCGATGGCTGCATGATGGAAGGTATTTCTCATGAAGTGTGCTCGCTGGCCGGTACCCTGAAGCTGGGCAAACTGGTTGCGTTCTACGACGATAATGGCATCTCTATTGATGGTGAAATTGAAGGGTGGTTCACCGACGACACCGCGAAGCGTTTTGAATCCTACGGCTGGCATGTTGTTCGTGGTATTGATGGACACGACGCGGATGCGATTAAAAAAGCAATTGAAGAAGCGAAAAGCGTTAGCGACAAGCCTTCTCTGCTGATGTGTAAAACTATTATCGGCTTTGGCTCGCCAAATAAAGCGGGCTCGCATGATGCGCACGGCGCCCCTCTTGGCGACGACGAGATCGCGCTGACGCGTAAGCAACTGGGCTGGAACTACCCGCCGTTCGTGATCCCGAAAGAAATCTATGCAGAATGGGATGCGAAAGCACAGGGCCAGGCGAAAGAGTCAGCCTGGGACGAGAAGTTTGCTGCCTATGCCAAAGCACACCCTGAACTGGCTGCCGAGTTTAAACGCCGTAGCGTGAATGCGCTGCCGGAAAACTGGCAGGCGGAGTCGCAGAAGTTTATTGAGCATCTGCAGGCAAACCCAGCGAAAATCGCTAGCCGTAAAGCTTCGCAAAATACGATTGAAGCTTTCGGTAAACTGTTGCCAGAATATTTGGGGGGCTCAGCTGACCTGGCTCCAAGTAACCTGACGATGTGGTCTGGCTCTAAACCAATCAATGAAGACAGTGCCGGTAACTATATCCACTATGGCGTGCGTGAGTTTGGTATGACCGCTATTGCTAACGGTCTTGCTCTGCACGGTGGTTTCCTGCCTTACACCGCCACGTTCCTGATGTTTGTAGAATACGCACGTAACGCTGTGCGTATGGCTGCGCTGATGAAAATTCGTCAGGTGATGGTATACACCCATGACTCTATTGGGCTGGGTGAAGATGGTCCAACCCATCAGCCGGTTGAACAGCTTGCCAGCCTGCGCGTTACGCCAAATATGAGTACCTGGCGTCCGTGTGATCAGGTCGAATCTGCCGTGGCGTGGAAATATGCCATTGAACGCCAGGATGGCCCAACGGCGTTAATCTTCTCCCGTCAGAATCTGGCTCAGCAGGATCGTACCGCTGAGCAGTTAGCAAACGTGGCGCGTGGCGCATACGTGCTGAAAGATTGTGAAGGTGGTAAGCCTGAGCTGATCCTGATTGCGACCGGTTCAGAGGTTGAACTGGCTGTTGGTGCGTACGATAAACTGACTGCTGAAGGGCGTAATGTTCGGGTGGTGTCGATGCCGTCTACGGATGCGTTTGACAAACAGGACGCGGCTTATCGTGAATCCGTGCTACCAAAAGCGGTTAGTGCTCGTGTGGCCATCGAAGCCGGTATTGCTGATTACTGGTTTAAGTACACCGGCCTGAATGGTGCGATCGTCGGTATGACCAGCTTTGGTGAATCGGCACCAGCAGAACTGCTGTTTAAAGAGTTTGGCTTCACGGTGGAAAACGTGGTAGCAAAAGCGAAAGAGCTGCTGTAA
- a CDS encoding bactofilin family protein, translated as MNYNLLWFVWLIWAAGLVAYCLKGNHALPLWRGLSAPSFSAMTVVITTLGIVVFNKGMKMFKRKENTIKSIENDFFTSPPSDDNRSSDPNHLTDNAEAAIQAASPMDATTIPESCHLTGEINATGDVHISGSIKGIIRSEKTVYVLSEGKVDGEITADKIEVTGSLTGLCRSREVAINVNGFVDGTIECEALSINKKGRFYGVSKPFSTQTVTDKASGTKRPAEPYIVETLSRIEEQIKPS; from the coding sequence ATGAATTACAACCTTCTTTGGTTTGTCTGGCTAATTTGGGCTGCGGGCCTGGTTGCTTACTGTCTGAAAGGAAACCATGCGTTGCCATTGTGGCGTGGCCTGAGCGCACCCTCTTTTTCTGCCATGACTGTCGTTATTACCACACTCGGAATAGTTGTTTTTAACAAGGGAATGAAGATGTTTAAACGTAAAGAAAATACGATAAAGTCCATTGAAAATGACTTTTTTACCTCCCCACCGTCCGATGATAATCGCAGCAGCGATCCCAATCACCTCACCGATAACGCAGAGGCAGCAATACAGGCGGCGAGCCCTATGGATGCAACAACAATCCCGGAAAGTTGCCATTTAACGGGCGAAATTAATGCAACGGGAGATGTTCACATAAGCGGTTCAATTAAAGGAATTATTCGTTCTGAAAAAACAGTTTATGTCCTGTCTGAAGGAAAAGTCGATGGTGAAATCACTGCCGATAAAATTGAAGTGACGGGTTCACTGACCGGTCTGTGCCGCAGTCGCGAAGTCGCGATAAACGTAAATGGATTTGTCGACGGGACAATTGAGTGCGAAGCGTTGTCGATCAATAAAAAAGGCCGCTTTTATGGTGTGTCTAAACCCTTTAGCACCCAGACGGTAACGGATAAGGCTTCCGGCACAAAGCGCCCTGCCGAACCCTATATCGTGGAGACGCTCTCCAGAATTGAAGAACAGATCAAACCGTCTTAG
- the epd gene encoding erythrose-4-phosphate dehydrogenase, producing the protein MTVRIAINGFGRIGRNVLRALYETGRRAEITVVAINELAEASGMAHLLKYDTSHGRFAWDVRQERDLLWIGEDTLRILHHAEIADLPWRELNVDVVLDCTGVYGSREDGEAHLQAGAKKVLFSHPGGNDLDATVVFGVNEATLKRNDRIVSNASCTTNCIIPIIKLLDDAFSIESGTVTTIHSAMHDQQVIDAYHSDLRRTRAASQSIIPVDTRLAAGITRFFPKFNDRFEAIAVRVPTINVTAIDLSVSVRESVSANDVNGLLQNAAEGAFSGIVDYTELPLVSIDFNHDPHSAIVDGTQTRVSGQHLIKTLVWCDNEWGFANRMLDTTLAMAASGFR; encoded by the coding sequence ATGACCGTTCGTATTGCTATTAACGGCTTTGGTCGCATCGGGCGTAATGTGCTACGTGCACTGTACGAAACCGGGCGCCGGGCAGAAATAACAGTGGTTGCCATCAATGAGTTAGCGGAAGCCTCAGGCATGGCACATCTGCTGAAATATGATACCAGCCATGGCCGTTTTGCATGGGATGTCCGGCAAGAGCGTGATTTATTGTGGATAGGGGAAGATACCCTGCGTATCCTGCACCATGCCGAAATCGCCGATTTGCCCTGGCGCGAATTGAACGTGGATGTGGTGCTGGATTGCACCGGTGTCTATGGCAGCCGGGAAGATGGCGAAGCGCATCTCCAGGCGGGTGCGAAGAAGGTGCTGTTTTCTCATCCCGGAGGCAATGACCTTGATGCAACGGTGGTTTTTGGCGTCAATGAAGCTACCCTCAAACGCAATGATCGCATCGTATCCAATGCCTCTTGCACCACCAACTGCATTATTCCGATCATCAAGTTGCTGGATGATGCTTTCAGCATTGAATCGGGCACGGTCACCACGATTCACTCCGCCATGCACGATCAGCAAGTGATCGATGCTTATCATTCGGATTTACGTCGTACGCGCGCGGCCAGCCAGTCTATTATTCCCGTTGATACGCGGCTTGCTGCCGGCATTACCCGGTTTTTTCCGAAATTTAACGATCGGTTTGAAGCCATTGCCGTGCGAGTGCCAACGATCAACGTGACGGCGATTGACCTGAGCGTTAGCGTACGTGAATCGGTGAGCGCAAATGACGTTAACGGCTTACTGCAAAACGCGGCAGAAGGGGCATTTAGTGGTATAGTTGACTATACGGAATTGCCGTTAGTCTCAATTGATTTTAACCATGATCCGCACAGTGCCATAGTGGATGGTACGCAAACGCGGGTCAGCGGTCAGCACCTGATTAAAACCTTAGTCTGGTGCGATAACGAATGGGGCTTTGCTAACAGAATGCTCGACACCACGTTAGCAATGGCCGCAAGCGGTTTCAGGTAA
- the pgk gene encoding phosphoglycerate kinase, protein MSVIKMTDLDLAGKRVLIRADLNVPVKEGKVTSDARIRASLPTIEKALQQGAKVMVTSHLGRPVEGEYSEEFSLLPVVNYLKDKLGADNVSLAKDYLDGVELTAGKLVVLENVRFNKGEKKDDEALSRKYAALCDVFVMDAFGTAHRAQASTHGVGKFAPVACAGPLLSAELEALGKALKTPARPMVAVVGGSKVSTKFDVLQSLVNIADTVIVGGGIANTFVAIDNNVGKSLYEPDFVAAAKKLRDEHGIPVPTDSRVGTEFSETAPATVKKVSEVADDEEIMDFGDDTALAMAKLLKEAKTILWNGPVGVFEFPNFRKGTEIIANAIADSEAFSIAGGGDTLAAIDLFGIEDKISYISTGGGAFLEFVEGKVLPAVAMLEERAKQ, encoded by the coding sequence ATGTCTGTAATTAAGATGACCGATCTGGATCTTGCTGGTAAACGTGTTCTGATCCGTGCGGATTTAAACGTGCCAGTCAAAGAAGGGAAAGTGACGTCGGATGCACGTATCCGTGCTTCTTTGCCCACAATCGAAAAGGCTTTGCAGCAGGGCGCTAAAGTGATGGTGACATCTCACCTGGGACGCCCAGTTGAAGGTGAATATAGCGAAGAGTTTTCTCTGTTGCCTGTGGTTAATTACCTGAAAGATAAATTAGGTGCAGATAACGTTTCTTTGGCGAAAGATTACCTGGACGGTGTTGAACTGACCGCTGGTAAGCTGGTTGTGCTGGAAAACGTGCGTTTTAACAAGGGTGAGAAAAAAGACGACGAAGCCCTCTCCAGGAAATACGCTGCGCTGTGCGATGTATTCGTGATGGATGCCTTTGGTACCGCGCACCGCGCACAGGCTTCAACTCACGGTGTTGGCAAGTTTGCTCCGGTTGCCTGTGCTGGCCCGCTGCTGTCAGCAGAGCTGGAAGCCCTGGGTAAAGCATTGAAAACCCCTGCACGTCCAATGGTTGCCGTGGTGGGGGGCTCTAAAGTGTCCACTAAATTTGATGTGTTGCAATCGCTGGTCAATATCGCTGATACCGTTATCGTTGGCGGCGGCATTGCGAATACATTTGTTGCTATCGACAACAACGTCGGTAAATCTCTGTATGAACCGGATTTTGTGGCGGCGGCGAAAAAGCTGCGTGATGAGCATGGTATTCCCGTACCAACTGATTCTCGCGTAGGTACGGAATTCTCTGAAACAGCCCCGGCAACGGTGAAAAAGGTTTCTGAAGTTGCAGACGATGAAGAGATCATGGACTTCGGTGACGACACCGCGCTGGCTATGGCGAAATTGCTGAAAGAAGCAAAAACCATTCTATGGAATGGCCCGGTTGGCGTATTTGAGTTCCCTAATTTCCGTAAAGGTACTGAAATCATTGCCAATGCTATCGCCGACAGCGAAGCATTTTCCATTGCCGGTGGCGGTGATACGCTGGCGGCGATCGATCTGTTTGGTATCGAAGATAAAATCTCCTACATCTCAACCGGCGGCGGTGCCTTCCTTGAGTTTGTAGAAGGTAAAGTCTTACCAGCGGTTGCCATGCTGGAAGAGCGTGCAAAGCAGTAA
- the fbaA gene encoding class II fructose-bisphosphate aldolase — protein MSKIFDFVKPGVVTGDDVQKIFKIAKENKFALPAVNCVGTDSINAVLETAAKVKAPVIIQFSNGGAAFIAGKGLKSDKPQAAAILGAISGAHHVHQMAEHYGVPVILHTDHCAKKLLPWIDGLLDAGEAHFAKTGKPLFSSHMIDLSEESLEENIEICSNYLARMAKINMTLEIELGCTGGEEDGVDNSHMDSSALYTQPEDVDYAYEKLNAISPRFTIAASFGNVHGVYKPGNVQLTPKILHNSQEFVSKKHGLPHNSLDFVFHGGSGSSAAEIEESISYGVIKMNIDTDTQWATWDGILQYYKKNEGYLQAQLGNPEGEDKPNKKYYDPRVWLRSAQASMIVRLEQAFKELNAVDVL, from the coding sequence ATGTCTAAAATTTTTGATTTCGTAAAACCTGGCGTTGTCACCGGTGATGATGTTCAGAAAATTTTTAAAATCGCGAAAGAAAACAAATTCGCTCTGCCAGCGGTAAACTGCGTGGGTACCGATTCCATTAACGCAGTGTTGGAAACGGCTGCGAAAGTGAAAGCGCCGGTTATTATTCAGTTCTCTAACGGCGGTGCCGCATTTATCGCTGGTAAAGGCCTGAAATCTGATAAGCCGCAGGCAGCGGCTATCCTGGGAGCTATCTCAGGTGCGCATCACGTACATCAGATGGCTGAACACTATGGCGTTCCCGTCATTCTGCACACTGACCACTGCGCGAAAAAATTGCTGCCGTGGATCGACGGTCTGCTGGATGCCGGTGAAGCGCATTTTGCCAAAACCGGTAAGCCGCTGTTCTCTTCTCATATGATCGACCTGTCAGAAGAGTCACTGGAAGAAAATATCGAAATCTGTAGTAACTATCTGGCACGCATGGCGAAAATCAACATGACGCTGGAAATCGAACTGGGTTGCACCGGTGGTGAAGAAGATGGCGTAGATAACAGCCATATGGACAGCTCTGCGTTGTACACCCAACCGGAAGACGTTGACTATGCGTATGAAAAACTGAACGCTATTAGTCCACGTTTCACCATTGCCGCATCATTCGGCAACGTACACGGTGTTTACAAGCCTGGTAACGTGCAACTGACGCCAAAAATTCTGCATAACTCCCAGGAATTTGTCAGCAAGAAGCATGGCTTGCCGCATAACTCGCTGGATTTCGTTTTCCACGGTGGTTCCGGTTCTTCTGCTGCTGAGATTGAAGAATCTATCAGCTACGGTGTGATCAAAATGAATATCGATACCGATACTCAATGGGCAACCTGGGACGGTATCCTGCAGTATTACAAAAAGAACGAAGGTTATCTGCAAGCACAACTGGGCAACCCGGAAGGCGAAGATAAACCGAATAAGAAATACTACGATCCACGCGTTTGGTTGCGTTCAGCTCAGGCTTCAATGATTGTGCGCCTGGAGCAAGCATTCAAAGAATTGAATGCGGTAGACGTGCTTTAA
- a CDS encoding LysR family transcriptional regulator, producing the protein MPSLTRSELADLNVFTAVCRRKSFRLAAAELGVSTSAVSHAIRGLEERLGVKLLNRSSRSVAPTEAGLALVEHLETGFNFINSALARLEQYRESPVGRLRINIPRDASRLLFGPILAQYTAAYPKVQLEITVEDKLVDIVSSGYDAGVRYGESVPRDMIAMPLTKKLKWVIVASPDYLRRRGRPNTPADLLNHDCVRMRIGDEVIYKWELGNGSNACQLDVPGSLTVNETDMVIDAALGGVGLAYCLELYAQPFIARGELEVVMPEWATLGEPIVMYYPSRRQVHPGLKQLTEMIRNRNLK; encoded by the coding sequence ATGCCTTCACTGACGCGCAGTGAGTTAGCGGATTTGAACGTATTTACCGCCGTGTGTCGACGGAAAAGCTTCAGGCTAGCGGCGGCGGAGCTGGGGGTTTCCACCTCGGCAGTGAGCCATGCCATTCGCGGGCTGGAAGAGCGACTCGGCGTGAAGTTACTTAACCGTTCGAGCCGGTCGGTTGCTCCTACCGAAGCCGGTTTGGCACTGGTAGAACATTTGGAGACGGGTTTCAACTTTATTAATAGCGCACTAGCCCGGCTGGAACAGTACCGCGAATCCCCGGTAGGGCGATTGCGTATTAATATCCCGCGGGATGCATCACGCCTGCTTTTTGGCCCGATTCTGGCGCAGTATACGGCGGCATACCCAAAAGTACAGCTGGAAATCACCGTCGAAGATAAGTTGGTCGACATCGTCAGTAGCGGGTATGACGCTGGCGTCCGTTACGGTGAAAGCGTACCGCGCGATATGATCGCGATGCCGCTGACAAAGAAACTTAAGTGGGTCATCGTCGCCTCCCCGGACTATTTACGCCGACGCGGCCGGCCGAATACGCCAGCCGACCTGCTTAACCATGACTGTGTTCGCATGCGCATAGGCGATGAGGTTATTTATAAGTGGGAGTTAGGCAATGGCAGTAATGCGTGCCAGTTAGACGTTCCTGGTTCACTGACGGTTAATGAAACTGATATGGTGATTGATGCTGCGCTGGGGGGAGTCGGCCTTGCGTATTGTTTAGAGCTATACGCACAACCGTTTATCGCACGCGGGGAACTGGAGGTCGTAATGCCTGAATGGGCAACGCTGGGTGAACCCATTGTGATGTATTACCCCAGTCGCAGGCAGGTTCATCCCGGGCTTAAGCAACTCACAGAGATGATTCGTAATCGTAATCTGAAGTGA
- a CDS encoding aldo/keto reductase → MTIETLQIPGIPQPVSRIALGTWAIGGSMWGGADDGQSIATLRQAVDQGINLIDTAPVYGLGHSESVVGKALEGIRERVVIATKVTLDWDKDGKIVRNSSPARIRAEVEDSLRRLRTDYIDLYQVHWPDPLVAIEETAAEMEKLKQEGKILAIGVSNYSLEQMEKFRSAASLATLQPPYNLFERDAENDLFAYAQQHQLVVLAYGALCRGLLSGRMQQDTTFDNDDLRSFDPKFQAPHFGHYLAAVEELKQLAHERYGKSILALAIRWVLDNGPTIALWGARRPEQLQGVNDAFGWRLTAQDMADIDAILTRHIPQPIGPEFMAPPVRKN, encoded by the coding sequence ATGACTATTGAAACCCTTCAGATTCCAGGTATTCCTCAGCCAGTATCCCGAATTGCATTAGGAACATGGGCCATTGGTGGTTCGATGTGGGGCGGAGCGGATGATGGACAGTCGATCGCAACCCTGCGTCAGGCAGTTGATCAGGGAATTAACCTGATTGATACCGCACCGGTATATGGATTAGGGCACTCTGAATCTGTGGTCGGTAAAGCGCTGGAAGGTATTCGCGAGCGCGTAGTGATTGCCACTAAAGTGACACTGGACTGGGATAAGGACGGTAAGATCGTGCGTAATTCTTCTCCGGCACGTATTCGTGCAGAGGTAGAAGATTCACTGCGCAGGTTGCGCACTGATTATATCGATCTCTATCAGGTGCACTGGCCTGATCCGCTGGTGGCGATTGAGGAAACTGCCGCCGAGATGGAAAAATTAAAGCAGGAAGGCAAAATTCTTGCGATCGGTGTGAGTAACTACTCGCTTGAGCAAATGGAGAAGTTCCGTTCTGCTGCATCGCTAGCCACGTTACAACCGCCATATAACCTGTTTGAACGTGATGCAGAGAACGACCTGTTTGCTTATGCCCAACAGCATCAGTTGGTCGTGCTGGCATATGGTGCCCTGTGTCGTGGCCTGCTTTCTGGCCGTATGCAGCAGGATACCACCTTCGATAACGATGACTTGCGTAGCTTCGATCCTAAATTCCAGGCACCCCATTTTGGACATTACCTTGCCGCGGTTGAAGAGCTGAAGCAGCTAGCTCATGAACGTTACGGGAAAAGTATTCTGGCCCTTGCAATTCGCTGGGTATTGGATAATGGCCCGACCATCGCGTTGTGGGGCGCCCGTCGTCCGGAACAGCTCCAGGGCGTTAATGATGCTTTTGGCTGGCGTTTGACGGCGCAGGATATGGCGGATATTGACGCGATTCTGACTCGTCATATTCCTCAGCCGATTGGACCAGAATTTATGGCACCACCGGTACGTAAGAACTGA
- a CDS encoding MFS transporter, translating to MTLTEQQLSPDEPVLDQSTDSYQPGYRKALFALGMGGFAIGTGEFVIMGLLPDAAKGLNISIPDAGHLISIYALGVVIGAPLLAVLGARWPRRNFLMILMGLFSIGNLLSSYAPTFMTMAAARFMAGFPHGAFFGVAALVAASLVDRRRRTQAVAMVLMGLTVATLLGVPMVAAIGQLFGWRSAFAIVGALGVLTMLLVYLWVPYQPGDKSASPLRELSAFKRKQVLLTLGIGAIGTGGLFSVFSYVKPAMLELAHLPESLIPVVLALFGVGMISGNIIGAKLGDRAMEPTIRRVLIWAALILGAYTFTAHSAWIGPINILLIGTIVALSAVLQTRLMDVAGDAQTLAAAMNHSAFNVANALGAWLGGITISAGMGWSSTGWVGALLAIGGLLIHGWALADSRKQR from the coding sequence ATGACATTGACTGAACAACAACTCTCGCCGGATGAACCGGTTCTTGATCAATCTACGGACAGCTATCAGCCGGGTTATCGTAAAGCGCTGTTTGCCTTGGGGATGGGGGGATTTGCGATTGGTACCGGCGAATTTGTCATTATGGGGCTACTCCCCGATGCGGCAAAAGGACTTAATATCAGCATACCCGATGCCGGACACTTAATTAGCATCTATGCGTTGGGTGTTGTTATTGGTGCTCCCCTGCTGGCGGTACTGGGCGCACGCTGGCCTCGCCGCAACTTTTTGATGATCCTGATGGGATTGTTCTCCATTGGTAATTTACTCAGCAGCTATGCGCCAACGTTTATGACGATGGCGGCCGCCCGTTTTATGGCGGGCTTTCCGCACGGCGCTTTTTTCGGCGTAGCTGCATTGGTGGCAGCCAGTCTGGTCGATCGGCGGCGGCGTACTCAAGCCGTTGCGATGGTGTTGATGGGATTGACGGTTGCCACACTGCTGGGTGTACCGATGGTGGCGGCGATTGGCCAATTGTTTGGCTGGCGTTCGGCTTTTGCCATTGTTGGCGCACTCGGCGTGCTGACGATGTTGCTGGTGTATCTGTGGGTGCCCTATCAACCGGGAGATAAGTCGGCCAGTCCGCTGCGTGAATTGTCTGCGTTTAAACGCAAACAGGTATTGCTGACGTTGGGGATTGGTGCCATCGGAACCGGCGGCCTGTTTTCTGTTTTCAGCTATGTGAAGCCCGCCATGCTGGAACTGGCTCATTTACCGGAAAGTCTTATTCCCGTGGTTCTGGCACTTTTTGGCGTGGGCATGATTAGTGGCAACATTATCGGCGCGAAGTTGGGCGATCGGGCAATGGAGCCGACTATCCGCCGGGTGCTTATTTGGGCTGCGTTAATTCTGGGGGCTTACACCTTTACCGCACATAGCGCGTGGATAGGGCCGATAAATATTCTGCTGATTGGCACTATCGTTGCGCTCTCTGCGGTATTACAGACGCGTTTAATGGATGTTGCCGGAGATGCACAAACGCTGGCGGCAGCAATGAACCACTCCGCATTTAATGTTGCCAACGCATTGGGAGCATGGTTGGGGGGGATCACCATCTCTGCCGGTATGGGCTGGTCCTCGACCGGTTGGGTTGGCGCATTGCTGGCGATAGGTGGGTTGCTTATTCATGGATGGGCGTTAGCCGACAGCCGTAAGCAACGTTAA
- a CDS encoding GlcG/HbpS family heme-binding protein: MKLTLAMAESIIAEARAFIAKHNYPPVCISILDDAAHPLAFIRMDGTFLATIDIAQRKAKTAALFQDDSHCVGANFIPGAPAYSLENSNGGLIGIGGGVVIYDKQQRFLGAIGVSGATMEQDLDIARAAVKVALL; encoded by the coding sequence GTGAAACTCACGTTAGCGATGGCTGAATCCATTATTGCCGAAGCCAGAGCATTTATTGCGAAGCACAACTATCCGCCGGTTTGTATCAGCATTCTTGATGATGCCGCGCACCCGTTAGCTTTTATACGGATGGATGGAACATTTCTGGCGACCATCGATATTGCGCAGCGTAAAGCTAAGACGGCAGCGTTGTTTCAGGACGATAGCCATTGTGTTGGCGCCAATTTTATTCCGGGTGCGCCAGCTTACTCGCTTGAGAACAGCAATGGCGGGTTAATAGGAATAGGTGGCGGCGTGGTGATTTATGATAAGCAGCAGCGCTTTCTCGGCGCGATTGGTGTTTCTGGCGCAACGATGGAACAGGATCTGGATATTGCCCGGGCTGCTGTGAAAGTGGCGCTGTTGTAA